One genomic window of Kaistia geumhonensis includes the following:
- a CDS encoding carbohydrate ABC transporter permease → MTDIPLTLPTRRRRSSASYRLERRLKKGALMVAVGLVLVYTLFPYYWAIVSSTKQGAALYRDTFLPALDFTYYRALFENTVFLGSLVNSAFVATSTTALSLILGISAAYALGRIDFPQRRGVLLAILMISIFPQVVVLSGMFELINWLGLYNRPSALVVTYLLATVPFTTWILTTFIREFPRELEEAAIIDGCSHFRILTKILLPLMGPSLASTGILAFILAWNEFLFALTFILTDENRTVPVAIGLMGGNSRYEYPFAQIMAASVTVTLPLIILVLIFQRRIVAGLTAGAVKG, encoded by the coding sequence ATGACCGACATTCCCCTGACCCTCCCTACGCGCCGGCGGCGCTCTTCGGCCTCCTACCGGCTTGAGCGGCGGCTGAAGAAGGGCGCGCTGATGGTCGCAGTCGGCCTCGTCCTCGTCTACACGCTCTTCCCCTATTACTGGGCGATCGTTTCCTCCACGAAGCAGGGCGCCGCGCTCTATCGCGACACCTTCCTGCCGGCGCTCGACTTCACCTATTACCGCGCTCTGTTCGAGAACACCGTCTTCCTCGGCTCGCTGGTGAACTCGGCCTTCGTCGCCACCTCGACCACGGCGCTGTCGCTGATCCTCGGCATCTCGGCCGCCTATGCACTTGGGCGCATCGATTTCCCGCAGCGACGCGGCGTGCTGCTCGCCATCCTGATGATCTCGATCTTCCCGCAGGTCGTCGTGCTCTCGGGCATGTTCGAGCTCATCAACTGGCTCGGCCTCTACAACCGGCCGAGCGCGCTGGTCGTCACCTATCTGCTCGCGACCGTCCCCTTCACGACATGGATCCTCACCACCTTCATCCGCGAGTTCCCGCGCGAACTGGAGGAGGCGGCGATCATCGACGGCTGCTCGCATTTCCGCATCCTGACGAAGATCCTGCTGCCGCTGATGGGGCCCTCGCTCGCCTCGACGGGCATCCTCGCCTTCATCCTCGCCTGGAACGAGTTCCTCTTCGCGCTCACCTTCATCCTCACCGACGAGAACCGCACGGTGCCGGTGGCGATCGGCCTGATGGGTGGCAACAGCCGCTACGAATATCCCTTCGCGCAGATCATGGCGGCCTCGGTCACGGTCACGCTGCCGCTCATCATCCTCGTTCTCATCTTCCAGCGCCGCATCGTCGCCGGCCTCACCGCCGGCGCGGTGAAGGGCTGA
- a CDS encoding SIMPL domain-containing protein: MQLMKSSGRVMRTSLLASAMIGALLAPALADPPPPPMLTVTGEGSASAAPDIAIVSLGVVSEAASAQDALAANAKDMNAVVDTITGTGIEKKDVATSGLFVEPVYSDPSKDPNGQSKIIGYRVSNQVTVRIRDIEKSGPLLDKVIAAGANRVNGISFEIGKSEALRDAAIKAAIAEARRRAELMAEAAGVKLGPIQSISANDGGGPPVFRAMAMKDMAPQASPVMGGTQEITANATIVYTIAPR; encoded by the coding sequence ATGCAGCTGATGAAATCCTCCGGCCGGGTCATGCGGACGAGCCTTCTCGCTTCGGCGATGATCGGCGCCCTGCTTGCGCCGGCGCTCGCCGATCCGCCGCCGCCCCCGATGCTGACCGTCACCGGCGAGGGCAGCGCCTCCGCGGCGCCGGACATCGCGATCGTGTCGCTCGGCGTCGTTTCGGAAGCCGCCAGCGCCCAGGACGCCCTCGCCGCCAACGCGAAGGACATGAACGCCGTCGTCGACACGATCACCGGAACCGGCATCGAGAAGAAGGACGTGGCGACCAGCGGCCTCTTCGTGGAGCCGGTCTATTCCGATCCGTCCAAGGATCCGAACGGCCAGTCGAAGATCATCGGCTACCGGGTGAGCAACCAGGTTACCGTCCGCATCCGCGACATCGAGAAGTCCGGCCCGCTGCTCGACAAGGTCATCGCTGCCGGTGCCAACCGCGTCAACGGCATCTCCTTCGAGATCGGCAAGTCGGAAGCGCTGCGCGATGCGGCCATCAAGGCGGCCATCGCCGAAGCGCGCCGCCGCGCGGAGCTGATGGCCGAGGCCGCGGGCGTCAAGCTCGGCCCGATCCAGTCGATCAGCGCCAACGACGGCGGCGGGCCGCCCGTTTTCCGCGCCATGGCGATGAAGGACATGGCGCCCCAGGCCTCCCCGGTCATGGGCGGCACGCAGGAGATCACCGCCAACGCGACGATCGTCTACACGATCGCGCCGCGCTGA
- a CDS encoding diacylglycerol/lipid kinase family protein gives MAETVIILNARAGTIRDLQPSQVEADVREAFAGHTESVDVELVEGDRFIKAIDAAASSEAKTIIVGGGDGSVGYAARKLLGSDRTLGVLPLGTMNLFARSLGIPADLPAALDILASAQPKRVDLGAVNDRIFHTLSGLGYFAEVARARAQVREDTNLPFGRYIAAARASLRAFTRPGILELTIDAEGDRREIETYALFIGNNRLSDTGFDRPRLDEGLLEVHYAEGADFGNRMQAAIDLFAGRWRENPAIQSFTTRTVTVRSRRPRLWVSVDGELCRLETPLRFEVKPDAISVLLPAEKHAAG, from the coding sequence TTGGCCGAAACCGTCATCATTCTGAATGCGCGCGCGGGCACGATCCGCGACCTGCAACCGAGCCAGGTCGAGGCCGACGTGCGTGAGGCCTTCGCCGGTCACACCGAGAGCGTCGACGTCGAGCTCGTCGAGGGCGATCGCTTCATCAAGGCGATCGATGCTGCTGCGTCATCCGAGGCGAAGACGATCATCGTCGGGGGCGGCGACGGCTCGGTCGGCTATGCTGCGCGCAAGCTTCTCGGCAGCGACCGGACGCTCGGCGTCCTGCCGCTCGGCACCATGAACCTCTTCGCCCGCAGCCTCGGCATTCCCGCCGATCTGCCGGCCGCGCTCGACATCCTCGCCTCGGCCCAGCCGAAGCGCGTCGATCTCGGCGCCGTCAACGACCGCATCTTCCACACGCTGTCGGGGCTCGGCTATTTCGCGGAGGTGGCGCGGGCGCGGGCACAGGTGCGCGAGGATACGAACCTTCCCTTCGGCCGCTACATCGCCGCCGCGCGCGCCTCGCTTCGGGCCTTCACGCGGCCAGGCATCCTCGAGCTCACGATCGACGCCGAGGGCGACCGGCGCGAGATCGAGACCTACGCGCTGTTCATCGGCAACAACCGCCTCTCGGACACCGGCTTCGACCGGCCGCGGCTCGACGAGGGGCTGCTCGAGGTCCACTACGCGGAAGGGGCGGATTTCGGAAACCGCATGCAGGCGGCGATCGATCTCTTCGCCGGCCGCTGGCGCGAGAACCCGGCGATCCAGTCCTTCACCACGCGGACCGTGACCGTCCGTAGCCGGCGGCCGCGCCTGTGGGTGTCGGTCGATGGCGAACTCTGCCGTCTGGAGACGCCGCTGCGGTTCGAGGTGAAGCCCGACGCGATTTCCGTTCTCCTGCCGGCGGAGAAGCACGCCGCGGGCTGA
- a CDS encoding carbohydrate ABC transporter permease, whose product MSVKLARADRRAAWLFMAPMIAAMLVVAVWPLARTFYFSFTDAYLDDPTNFSLVGIDNFLEVLDDHTWWIATRNTLVFASISVAIETVLGLAIALLINQAIPGRGLVRAAILVPWAIPVVVATKIWEWMLNDQFGVLNQMLIALGLVDHGIAWTASGTLIMGVVIFIDVWMTTPFMVLLILAGLQMIPGEIMEAAEVDGIPAWKRFWSITLPLLKPAIGVAVLFRVLDALRMFDLAYVLAASSEQVMTVSIYARNRLISFQELGIGSAASTWVFLLVAFIAILIIGVLRLDRAAGEAA is encoded by the coding sequence ATGAGCGTCAAGCTCGCCCGCGCCGACCGCCGGGCCGCATGGCTGTTCATGGCGCCCATGATCGCCGCGATGCTGGTCGTGGCCGTCTGGCCGCTGGCGCGGACCTTCTATTTCTCCTTCACCGACGCCTATCTCGACGACCCGACCAACTTCTCGCTGGTCGGCATCGACAATTTCCTCGAAGTGCTCGACGACCACACCTGGTGGATCGCGACCCGCAACACGCTGGTCTTCGCCTCCATCTCCGTCGCGATCGAGACCGTCCTCGGCCTCGCGATCGCGCTTCTCATCAACCAGGCGATCCCCGGCCGCGGCCTCGTGCGCGCCGCGATCCTCGTGCCCTGGGCAATCCCCGTCGTCGTGGCGACCAAGATCTGGGAGTGGATGCTCAACGACCAGTTCGGCGTGCTCAACCAGATGCTGATCGCGCTCGGCCTCGTCGACCACGGCATCGCCTGGACGGCGAGCGGCACGCTGATCATGGGCGTCGTGATCTTCATCGACGTCTGGATGACAACGCCCTTCATGGTGCTCCTCATCCTCGCCGGCCTGCAGATGATCCCGGGCGAGATCATGGAGGCCGCGGAGGTCGACGGCATTCCGGCCTGGAAGCGATTCTGGTCGATCACGCTGCCGCTGCTGAAGCCGGCGATCGGCGTCGCGGTGCTGTTCCGCGTGCTGGACGCGCTCCGGATGTTCGATCTCGCCTATGTGCTGGCAGCCTCGAGCGAGCAGGTGATGACCGTCTCGATCTATGCCCGCAACCGGCTGATCTCGTTCCAGGAACTCGGCATCGGCTCGGCCGCCTCCACCTGGGTGTTCCTGCTCGTCGCCTTCATCGCCATCCTCATCATCGGCGTGCTGAGGCTCGACCGCGCAGCCGGAGAAGCGGCATGA
- a CDS encoding cupin domain-containing protein: MTDTAFQGFARSATQPAANFTLAHDARTDWRPAPIDPSWVLDGTPRADYIPLASGHDGYSSVSLWRCTEGRFRWTFGWEETVHILKGEVEVTDAAGNEGILRAGSVALFQGGTTAIWNVVEPVEKMAVCRRAMSPRLSRLIRFARRPWVLALTALAAFGERLMVLEPLLA; this comes from the coding sequence ATGACGGATACCGCATTCCAGGGCTTCGCCCGCAGCGCGACCCAGCCGGCCGCGAACTTCACGCTTGCGCATGACGCGCGGACCGACTGGCGCCCGGCGCCGATCGACCCGTCCTGGGTCCTCGATGGCACCCCTCGCGCGGACTATATTCCGCTCGCCTCGGGCCATGACGGCTACTCGTCGGTTTCCCTGTGGCGCTGCACCGAGGGACGCTTCCGTTGGACGTTCGGCTGGGAGGAAACTGTCCACATCCTCAAGGGCGAGGTCGAGGTGACGGATGCCGCCGGCAACGAGGGTATCCTGCGCGCCGGCTCGGTCGCCCTTTTCCAGGGCGGTACCACGGCGATCTGGAACGTCGTCGAGCCGGTCGAGAAGATGGCGGTCTGCCGCCGCGCGATGAGCCCGCGTCTCTCGCGCCTCATCCGCTTCGCCCGCCGCCCCTGGGTGCTCGCACTCACCGCACTCGCCGCCTTCGGCGAGCGACTGATGGTCCTTGAACCGCTACTGGCGTGA
- a CDS encoding ABC transporter ATP-binding protein — protein sequence MASVELKSVSKSYGGNTVIRGVDLAIRDGEFVVFVGPSGCGKSTLLRLIAGLIPVSGGEIAIGGEAVTDVPASKRGIAFVFQSYALYPHMTVARNIGFALETLGLRRDAIRAKVSEVAKLLKVDHLLARRPRELSGGQRQRVAIGRALVRKPEVFLFDEPLSNLDSDLRMEMRIEIARLHDDIGTTMIYVTHDQAEAMTLADRIVVLNHGVIEQVGTPQELYHTPKSRFVAGFVGSPRMNFAPVTATGGAPDWSLGGPGGLSLAVAVAGNRSAPVTIGVRPEALSLVAPEAGRLAGTLERLEDLGHEHFAYVRVAPETVFVVRVPVRPTMARDTRVGLAFRDEDLFLFDEGGLRLDHAASHERAAAASIEERAA from the coding sequence ATGGCATCGGTCGAGCTTAAATCCGTCTCGAAAAGCTATGGCGGCAACACCGTCATCCGCGGCGTCGATCTCGCGATCCGCGACGGCGAGTTCGTCGTCTTCGTCGGCCCGTCGGGCTGCGGCAAGTCCACGCTGCTGCGCCTCATCGCCGGCCTGATCCCGGTCTCGGGCGGCGAGATCGCCATCGGCGGCGAGGCAGTGACCGACGTGCCGGCCTCGAAGCGGGGCATCGCCTTCGTCTTCCAGTCCTACGCGCTCTATCCCCATATGACGGTGGCGCGGAACATCGGCTTCGCGCTCGAAACGCTCGGCCTCCGTCGCGACGCCATCCGCGCGAAGGTCTCCGAGGTCGCGAAGCTCCTGAAGGTCGATCATCTCCTCGCCCGGCGTCCGCGCGAGCTTTCCGGCGGCCAGCGCCAGCGGGTCGCGATCGGCCGCGCGCTGGTCAGGAAGCCCGAGGTCTTCCTGTTCGACGAGCCGCTCTCGAACCTCGATTCGGACCTCCGCATGGAGATGCGCATCGAGATCGCGCGGCTGCACGACGATATCGGAACGACCATGATCTATGTGACGCACGACCAGGCGGAGGCGATGACGCTCGCCGACCGCATCGTCGTGCTCAACCATGGCGTCATCGAGCAGGTGGGCACGCCGCAAGAGCTCTACCACACGCCGAAGAGCCGCTTCGTCGCCGGCTTCGTCGGCAGCCCGCGCATGAACTTCGCCCCGGTCACGGCGACGGGCGGCGCGCCGGACTGGTCGCTGGGCGGCCCCGGCGGGCTCTCGCTCGCCGTCGCGGTGGCGGGCAATCGGTCCGCGCCCGTGACCATCGGCGTGCGGCCTGAGGCGCTGTCGCTCGTCGCGCCGGAGGCGGGTCGCCTCGCCGGAACGCTGGAGCGGCTCGAGGATCTCGGCCACGAGCATTTCGCCTATGTCCGCGTCGCGCCGGAAACGGTTTTCGTCGTCCGCGTCCCGGTGCGCCCGACCATGGCGCGCGACACGCGCGTCGGCCTCGCCTTCCGCGACGAGGATCTGTTCCTGTTCGACGAGGGCGGCCTCCGCCTCGACCATGCGGCGAGCCACGAACGCGCCGCCGCCGCCTCGATCGAGGAGCGCGCCGCATGA
- a CDS encoding GNAT family N-acetyltransferase, whose protein sequence is MPDMLVKLYDLKPDAELAARVAAGGYTIRRILPPELMALSDWIGPRFGMGWVSEATVAVTRQPPSCFIAVHEGRLAGFACYDATARGFFGPTGVDEAHRGKGVGHALLLATLMDMHAVGYPYGVIGGAGPTGFYARSVGAIAIPDSEPGIYRGMLDLAHPDDVSSSRPLDTPAD, encoded by the coding sequence ATGCCCGACATGCTCGTGAAGCTCTACGATCTGAAGCCCGACGCCGAGCTTGCGGCCCGTGTCGCGGCCGGCGGCTACACGATCCGACGCATCCTGCCGCCAGAACTCATGGCGCTCTCGGACTGGATCGGCCCACGCTTCGGCATGGGCTGGGTCAGCGAGGCGACGGTCGCCGTGACGCGCCAGCCGCCCTCCTGCTTCATCGCGGTGCATGAAGGCCGGCTCGCCGGCTTCGCCTGCTACGACGCCACGGCGCGCGGCTTTTTCGGGCCGACCGGCGTCGACGAAGCGCATCGCGGCAAGGGCGTCGGTCATGCCCTCCTGCTCGCGACGCTCATGGACATGCATGCCGTCGGCTACCCCTACGGCGTCATCGGCGGGGCGGGCCCGACCGGCTTCTATGCCCGCTCGGTCGGCGCCATCGCCATTCCCGATTCCGAGCCCGGCATCTATCGCGGCATGCTCGACCTCGCCCATCCGGACGACGTCTCCTCCTCGCGCCCGCTCGATACGCCGGCCGACTGA
- a CDS encoding ABC transporter substrate-binding protein, whose product MSLRTLALGASMLLALAAAGSAQADTVSVFCGATDYDLCVKAADAWKAKTGNEAKINKMPATLDDAIPLYQQLLAAKSPDVDVLFLDVIWLGMFKNNLLDIKDKVPQAEKDAHFASTLGAGDIGGELIALPAYMDVGLMFYRKDLLEKYGMQPPKTWDELAAQAKEIQEKERAAGNKDMWGYTWQAKSYEGLTCDAIELIASNGGGTIIADDGKVTIDNPDAAQAIERAKGWIGTISPEGVLNYDEEASRAVFEAGNSAFHRNWPYVWGTSQGGGGPLVGKVGMMPLPVGKEGQKSSGCLGPMYFGVNKYSAKPELATEFVRFITGPDMQKMRAVEGAYNPSISALYSDEEVLKKLPFLKDTEPAFADSATRPSGYTGTSYNRVSQAFYRAVHDMLTGDEEVEAGLKKLAGRLEKLKESR is encoded by the coding sequence ATGTCGCTCAGGACGCTCGCGCTCGGCGCCAGCATGCTTCTTGCGCTCGCCGCCGCAGGGTCGGCACAGGCGGATACGGTCTCGGTCTTCTGCGGCGCGACCGACTACGACCTGTGCGTCAAGGCCGCCGACGCCTGGAAGGCGAAGACCGGCAACGAAGCCAAGATCAACAAGATGCCGGCGACGCTGGACGATGCGATCCCGCTCTACCAGCAGCTGCTCGCCGCCAAGTCGCCCGATGTCGACGTCCTGTTCCTCGACGTCATCTGGCTCGGAATGTTCAAGAACAACCTGCTCGACATCAAGGACAAGGTTCCGCAGGCCGAGAAGGACGCGCATTTCGCCTCGACGCTCGGCGCCGGCGACATCGGCGGCGAGCTGATCGCGCTCCCGGCCTATATGGATGTCGGGTTGATGTTCTACCGCAAGGACCTGCTCGAGAAATACGGCATGCAGCCGCCCAAGACCTGGGACGAACTGGCCGCGCAGGCCAAGGAGATCCAGGAAAAGGAGCGCGCGGCCGGCAACAAGGACATGTGGGGCTATACTTGGCAGGCCAAGAGCTATGAGGGCCTGACCTGCGACGCGATCGAGCTGATCGCCTCGAACGGCGGCGGCACGATCATCGCCGACGACGGCAAGGTCACCATCGACAATCCCGACGCGGCCCAGGCGATCGAGCGCGCCAAGGGCTGGATCGGCACCATCTCGCCGGAAGGCGTCCTCAACTATGACGAGGAGGCATCCCGCGCGGTGTTCGAGGCGGGCAACTCGGCCTTCCACCGCAACTGGCCCTATGTCTGGGGCACTTCGCAGGGCGGCGGCGGGCCGCTGGTCGGCAAGGTCGGCATGATGCCGCTCCCCGTCGGCAAGGAAGGCCAGAAGTCGTCCGGCTGCCTCGGCCCGATGTATTTCGGCGTCAACAAGTACAGCGCCAAGCCCGAGCTCGCGACCGAGTTCGTCCGCTTCATCACCGGCCCAGACATGCAGAAGATGCGGGCCGTCGAAGGCGCCTATAACCCGTCGATCTCCGCGCTCTACAGCGACGAGGAAGTGCTGAAGAAGCTGCCCTTCCTCAAGGACACCGAGCCGGCATTCGCCGACAGCGCAACCCGTCCTTCGGGCTATACGGGCACCAGCTACAACCGCGTCTCGCAGGCCTTCTATCGCGCCGTCCACGACATGCTGACCGGCGACGAAGAGGTCGAGGCCGGGCTGAAGAAGCTGGCCGGCCGGCTCGAGAAGCTGAAGGAAAGCCGCTAG
- a CDS encoding GntR family transcriptional regulator, translating to MISRLEDIGEFGEDGAGATSGDALGAAAGISRADPRPLHRQVHAAILAAIEEGRLPRNGKLPSERELVDLFGVSRITIRHAMRDLVQQGFLQSQPGKGFYVAVPQQGFELHLLKSFTATALANGRRPGQKLIEARVFRAPLEITRPLFLPEGAEVAVLSRLRLLDDVPVVIQRDWLSAARVPGLVELDWTVPNRSLYAEIRERYRIRPVRGQTTLAARLASEAEADLIGLARPAAVLTVDQIAFDERGRPVNLTTLVHHPERYPLTLAQSESGDIAQL from the coding sequence ATGATCTCGAGGCTGGAGGATATCGGCGAGTTCGGTGAGGACGGCGCGGGCGCCACGAGCGGCGATGCGCTGGGCGCCGCGGCGGGGATCAGCCGGGCCGATCCGCGCCCGCTGCATCGCCAGGTCCATGCCGCGATCCTCGCCGCGATCGAGGAGGGGAGGCTGCCGCGCAACGGCAAGCTGCCGTCCGAGCGCGAGCTGGTCGATCTTTTCGGCGTCAGCCGGATCACGATTCGCCATGCGATGCGCGACCTGGTGCAGCAGGGCTTCCTGCAGAGCCAGCCCGGCAAGGGCTTCTATGTCGCCGTGCCGCAGCAGGGCTTCGAGCTGCATCTCCTGAAGAGCTTCACCGCGACGGCGCTCGCCAATGGCCGCCGTCCCGGCCAGAAACTGATCGAAGCGCGGGTGTTCCGTGCGCCGCTCGAGATCACGCGGCCTCTGTTCCTGCCGGAGGGCGCCGAGGTGGCGGTGCTGTCGCGGCTGCGGCTGCTCGACGACGTGCCGGTCGTGATCCAGCGCGACTGGCTCTCCGCCGCCCGCGTGCCCGGCCTCGTCGAACTCGACTGGACGGTTCCCAACCGGTCGCTCTATGCCGAGATCCGCGAGCGCTACCGTATCCGGCCCGTGCGCGGCCAGACGACGCTCGCCGCGCGCCTCGCCTCGGAGGCCGAGGCCGACCTCATCGGTCTCGCCCGGCCGGCCGCTGTCCTGACGGTCGACCAGATCGCCTTCGACGAGCGTGGCCGTCCGGTCAACCTCACCACCCTCGTCCACCACCCCGAACGATACCCGCTGACGCTCGCGCAGTCGGAGAGCGGCGATATCGCCCAGCTTTAG